The Sorangiineae bacterium MSr11367 genome window below encodes:
- the yacG gene encoding DNA gyrase inhibitor YacG → MRCPICNKTLTEAMREARPFCSSRCKQVDLGKWLNGEYAIPGTEQDSSDSGEVPQQPKDEK, encoded by the coding sequence ATGCGGTGCCCCATCTGCAACAAGACGCTGACCGAGGCGATGCGTGAAGCGCGGCCGTTTTGCTCGTCGCGCTGCAAGCAGGTCGACCTCGGGAAATGGTTGAACGGCGAGTACGCCATCCCGGGTACCGAGCAAGATAGCTCGGACTCGGGCGAAGTGCCCCAGCAACCAAAGGACGAAAAATGA
- a CDS encoding (Fe-S)-binding protein, whose protein sequence is MTVLLVVAFGAFAIAAGRRWLLLRTGRSADRFDRLGDRVKAVWRYAFVQEKMDYYQPAGIAHKLIFIGFVVLLLRTLILWGRGFSPTWNLLVLAPWMPLGKVYEFMKDTVGVMVITGVCIFFYYRVVRPMKRTTLSTEGLVILGIIFTMMVADMVYDGAAFVLAERDTSLCGITGHELVSADQCKAIATIVAPYGDEGHVGWSPFPSPAGTFFSMLFQGLSPTLLIVFAHAGFWIHSALVLLFLNLLPHSKHFHVITAIPNVFFRDLAPAGRLPMITATLPTPAPAADAPPAEGAAEGTTEAAPPEKKPYSETLMELVGAAGESEDPTALAIGVGRIEHFSWKAILDFYTCTECGRCSDNCPAHRTGKVLSPKHLTLDLRNHLYSREKEFIHQKDSTPQPKKEDESSPANAEGTAEAAKTTNGIAAIDLVANIIHPDVLWGCTTCRACEEQCPVMISYVDKIVDMRRNLVLVKGEFPHELQKPFQGMEVNGNPWNLSRMDRAGWAEGLEIPTFADRPNTPVLFWVGCAASYDDRAKKIARATARLLKKAGVDFAILAEEENCTGDPARRAGNEFLFAMLAETNAAVLNGYKEQGGIRQIVTTCPHCFNTLKNEYPDFDAKFEVVHHTDYLLGLLAQKKLDPQNPVTGRVVYHDSCYLGRYNGIFDSPRDILRAIPGVELVEAEYWTRQRGLCCGAGGAQMFMEEQNQNRVNVKRTLQLVDAVKEGTVASACPFCMTMLTDGLKSQNLEERYTTMDVAELLDRSCEETAIALPPGDLPAVDLSMAANADAEINAPPPGE, encoded by the coding sequence ATGACAGTGTTGCTGGTGGTGGCGTTCGGAGCATTCGCCATCGCAGCCGGGCGCAGGTGGCTTCTACTTCGAACCGGGCGTTCCGCGGATCGCTTCGATCGTCTCGGCGATCGGGTGAAGGCGGTGTGGCGCTACGCCTTCGTTCAAGAGAAGATGGACTATTACCAGCCCGCTGGCATCGCCCACAAGCTGATCTTCATCGGCTTCGTGGTGCTGCTCCTGCGCACGCTGATCCTCTGGGGCCGCGGTTTCAGCCCCACGTGGAACCTCCTCGTGCTCGCCCCGTGGATGCCGCTCGGCAAGGTGTACGAGTTCATGAAGGACACCGTGGGCGTCATGGTCATCACGGGCGTCTGCATCTTCTTCTACTACCGCGTGGTCCGTCCAATGAAGCGGACCACCTTGAGCACGGAAGGCCTGGTCATCCTCGGAATCATCTTCACGATGATGGTCGCCGACATGGTCTACGACGGCGCCGCGTTCGTGCTCGCCGAGCGTGACACGTCGCTCTGTGGCATCACGGGGCACGAGCTCGTCTCGGCCGATCAGTGCAAGGCCATCGCCACCATCGTGGCGCCGTATGGCGACGAGGGGCACGTCGGTTGGTCGCCGTTCCCGTCACCCGCGGGCACCTTCTTCTCGATGCTCTTCCAGGGCCTTTCGCCCACGTTGCTCATCGTGTTCGCGCATGCGGGCTTCTGGATCCACTCGGCCCTCGTTCTCCTCTTTTTGAACCTGCTCCCGCACTCGAAGCACTTCCACGTCATCACGGCGATCCCGAACGTCTTCTTCCGCGATCTCGCCCCGGCGGGCCGGCTTCCGATGATCACGGCCACGTTGCCGACCCCTGCGCCCGCCGCCGATGCTCCTCCAGCAGAAGGGGCCGCGGAGGGCACGACGGAGGCCGCACCGCCCGAGAAAAAGCCTTATTCCGAGACGCTCATGGAGCTCGTGGGCGCGGCTGGTGAGTCGGAGGATCCGACGGCGCTTGCCATCGGCGTGGGGCGCATCGAGCACTTCTCGTGGAAGGCGATTCTCGACTTCTACACGTGCACCGAGTGCGGTCGTTGCTCGGACAACTGCCCCGCCCACCGCACGGGCAAGGTTCTCAGCCCGAAGCACCTGACGCTCGATCTGCGCAATCATCTGTATTCGCGCGAGAAGGAGTTCATTCATCAAAAGGACTCCACTCCTCAACCGAAAAAAGAGGATGAATCTTCGCCGGCGAATGCCGAAGGCACGGCCGAAGCGGCGAAGACCACCAACGGCATTGCGGCCATCGACCTGGTGGCGAACATCATCCACCCCGACGTGCTCTGGGGCTGCACCACCTGCCGCGCCTGCGAGGAGCAGTGCCCGGTGATGATCTCGTACGTCGACAAGATCGTCGATATGCGGCGCAACCTGGTGCTCGTCAAAGGTGAGTTCCCGCACGAGCTCCAGAAGCCGTTCCAGGGCATGGAAGTGAACGGCAACCCGTGGAACCTCTCGCGCATGGATCGCGCGGGGTGGGCGGAAGGCTTGGAAATACCGACGTTTGCCGACCGGCCGAACACGCCGGTGCTCTTCTGGGTCGGTTGCGCGGCCAGCTACGACGATCGCGCGAAGAAGATTGCGCGCGCGACGGCGCGGCTGTTGAAGAAGGCGGGTGTCGACTTCGCGATTCTCGCCGAAGAAGAGAACTGCACGGGCGATCCGGCACGGCGCGCGGGCAACGAGTTCCTCTTTGCGATGCTCGCGGAGACGAATGCGGCGGTGCTCAACGGCTACAAGGAGCAGGGCGGCATCCGGCAGATCGTGACGACGTGCCCGCACTGCTTCAACACGTTGAAGAACGAGTACCCGGACTTCGACGCGAAGTTCGAAGTCGTTCACCACACCGACTACCTGCTCGGGCTCTTGGCGCAGAAGAAGCTCGACCCGCAGAACCCGGTGACCGGGCGCGTCGTGTACCACGACAGTTGCTACCTCGGTCGCTACAACGGCATCTTCGACTCGCCGCGCGACATCCTTCGCGCCATTCCGGGGGTCGAGCTGGTCGAGGCGGAATATTGGACGCGGCAGCGCGGTCTTTGTTGCGGAGCCGGCGGCGCGCAAATGTTCATGGAGGAGCAGAATCAAAACCGCGTGAACGTGAAGCGCACCTTGCAGCTGGTGGACGCGGTGAAGGAAGGCACCGTGGCCAGCGCGTGCCCGTTCTGCATGACCATGCTCACCGACGGTCTCAAGAGCCAGAACCTGGAAGAGCGCTACACGACGATGGACGTGGCCGAGCTCCTCGATCGAAGCTGCGAGGAAACGGCCATTGCGCTGCCGCCGGGGGACCTGCCTGCGGTGGACTTGTCCATGGCGGCCAATGCGGACGCCGAGATCAATGCGCCGCCGCCGGGTGAATGA
- a CDS encoding sigma-70 family RNA polymerase sigma factor: protein MSTVSDLDLPLTPPSPRTRERLRACMDEHYDAVWRALRRFGVPESHVEDAAQQVFIVFSNRLDAVTEGSERAYLYGTAVRVASDLRKRASRSREVPSATAADEHASSDYDAEQLLDARRARVLLDDVLASMPMDLRTVFVLYEFEELTMAQIATSLEIPAGTVASRLRRARELFASSVKALQAGTES from the coding sequence ATGAGCACCGTTTCGGATCTCGACCTTCCGTTGACGCCCCCGTCGCCACGCACGCGGGAGCGCCTGCGCGCGTGCATGGACGAGCACTACGATGCGGTGTGGCGGGCGTTGCGCCGTTTCGGGGTGCCCGAGTCCCACGTGGAGGACGCCGCGCAGCAGGTGTTCATCGTCTTCTCCAACCGACTCGACGCCGTCACGGAGGGCTCCGAGCGCGCCTATCTGTATGGGACGGCGGTACGGGTCGCTTCGGATCTGCGCAAGCGTGCCTCGCGCTCGCGCGAGGTCCCCTCGGCCACCGCGGCCGACGAGCATGCATCGTCGGACTACGACGCGGAGCAACTCCTCGACGCGCGCCGCGCCCGCGTGTTGCTCGACGACGTTCTGGCATCGATGCCCATGGATCTGCGCACCGTGTTCGTTCTGTACGAGTTCGAAGAGCTCACCATGGCCCAAATCGCCACGTCGTTGGAGATCCCCGCGGGGACGGTTGCATCGCGACTGCGGCGTGCACGCGAGCTCTTTGCATCGAGCGTCAAAGCCTTGCAGGCAGGGACCGAATCATGA
- a CDS encoding HEAT repeat domain-containing protein: MQGNDYDVEEGNFKKGAFKPIAIGIGVLAVVGGAVFAVLAAKGESEKLGVKEIASERKHIYVMSKAEAVPKWRSWAARNDVPALQQEAFAELAWAKDPTGLELIIKGLASDDHRVRGTAAQAILEYGSPTADAAKPALLKALQEADSSDKPQISWALATLHEASAFEAVLSEYRLGHLSKVQRLDGVPAFDPELLAGMVPLEKLATYATDESESVRQLIATVLSRNGDAKWTAVLIKLVQDKSVEVAREAAVGLGRIGNEDAVGPLLDALSRADKNSRLKFLEALRDGVGAKGLILAIRSVSHDNPEREKAQTRQLFEMMRELSDPRAGDMLVQYIASNPKPHWKTEAALRLAEIGDARAATTLGWRLKQDPLKLYNKVDDPELVRDDNERVVSARMLADLAVLHPDKRNDILSVAEDGAVFWTTDLPQPHANGMRFLAAAGSARGLTLLRKWGDPREPLPKEGQQDFPPTWATAQSALRYLGMTKDPASWGILDKQLNRKPAKVDATMDSLMQGGLAVLGMTLRGLGVGASDGFAEWGDPKAYSILTKYIENPENNEQSRVESCFALSWVATDDQLGEVVKKVHEFNKPDPKNALIRACYLETLVHRPVQSATRGLVNLLDPNVPLEVRHQAARAIGFGGVTPDVAKQLEVKLTDPNTRSDAVLALLIGGEVDQATRAVASYNDVAAEALEEIKDIYNRSFGYWSDKNYEKGDVARWIRNAQACAHVKVNGALQDWPKLILSRALQGIETDNGPHSVTRVNLRVRLVRDAKSADAQKREDAIAILKFMKEKGVLLALRSEPAPLGELARQAFFEVMNPKATDERIPAAAAKNGEKDKPQ; the protein is encoded by the coding sequence ATGCAAGGCAATGATTACGATGTCGAGGAAGGAAACTTCAAAAAAGGTGCCTTCAAGCCGATAGCCATTGGCATCGGTGTTCTCGCGGTCGTCGGTGGGGCCGTGTTTGCGGTGCTCGCGGCGAAGGGGGAATCGGAGAAGCTCGGCGTCAAAGAGATCGCCTCCGAGCGTAAGCACATCTACGTGATGTCGAAGGCCGAGGCCGTCCCGAAGTGGCGCTCGTGGGCCGCCCGCAACGACGTCCCCGCGCTCCAGCAAGAGGCGTTCGCCGAGCTGGCGTGGGCGAAAGATCCCACGGGCCTCGAGCTCATCATCAAGGGCCTCGCGTCGGACGATCATCGCGTGCGCGGCACGGCGGCGCAGGCCATCCTGGAATACGGTTCGCCCACGGCGGATGCGGCGAAGCCCGCGCTTTTGAAGGCGCTGCAGGAGGCGGATAGCAGCGACAAGCCGCAGATTTCCTGGGCCCTGGCCACCTTGCACGAAGCCTCCGCGTTCGAAGCCGTGCTCTCCGAGTACCGCCTGGGCCACCTCTCCAAGGTGCAGCGCTTGGACGGCGTTCCGGCGTTCGATCCCGAGCTGCTCGCCGGCATGGTGCCACTCGAAAAATTGGCCACCTACGCGACCGACGAGAGCGAGAGCGTGCGCCAGCTCATTGCCACGGTGCTCTCGCGCAATGGTGATGCGAAGTGGACGGCGGTGCTCATCAAGCTGGTGCAGGACAAATCCGTCGAGGTAGCGCGTGAGGCGGCCGTCGGGTTGGGCCGCATCGGCAACGAGGATGCGGTGGGGCCGCTTCTCGATGCGCTATCGCGGGCGGACAAGAATTCGCGGCTGAAGTTCCTCGAGGCGCTGCGCGACGGTGTGGGCGCCAAGGGCCTCATCTTGGCGATCCGCAGCGTGTCGCACGATAACCCGGAGCGCGAGAAGGCCCAGACGCGGCAGCTCTTCGAGATGATGCGCGAGCTGTCCGATCCGCGCGCGGGCGACATGCTCGTGCAGTACATCGCGTCGAACCCCAAGCCGCACTGGAAGACCGAGGCGGCGCTGCGTTTGGCGGAGATCGGTGACGCGCGTGCGGCGACGACCTTGGGCTGGCGTCTCAAGCAGGACCCGCTCAAGCTTTACAACAAGGTCGACGATCCGGAGCTCGTGCGCGACGACAACGAGCGGGTGGTGTCCGCGCGCATGCTGGCCGATCTGGCGGTGCTGCATCCGGACAAGCGCAACGACATTCTGTCGGTGGCCGAGGACGGCGCCGTGTTCTGGACGACGGATCTTCCGCAGCCCCACGCGAACGGCATGCGCTTTCTCGCGGCCGCGGGCTCGGCGCGCGGGCTGACGTTGCTGCGCAAGTGGGGTGACCCGAGGGAGCCGTTGCCCAAGGAAGGGCAGCAGGATTTTCCGCCGACGTGGGCCACTGCCCAGAGTGCCCTTCGCTATCTCGGCATGACGAAGGATCCGGCGAGCTGGGGGATCCTCGACAAACAGCTGAATCGCAAGCCGGCCAAGGTCGACGCCACGATGGATTCGCTGATGCAGGGCGGCCTGGCGGTGCTGGGCATGACCCTGCGCGGGCTCGGCGTGGGCGCATCGGACGGCTTCGCCGAATGGGGCGACCCGAAGGCGTATTCGATTCTGACGAAGTACATCGAGAACCCGGAGAACAACGAGCAATCGCGCGTCGAATCGTGCTTTGCGCTCTCCTGGGTCGCGACCGACGATCAACTCGGCGAGGTCGTGAAGAAGGTGCACGAGTTCAACAAGCCGGACCCGAAGAATGCGCTCATCCGGGCCTGCTACCTGGAGACGTTGGTGCACCGCCCGGTGCAATCCGCGACGCGCGGTCTGGTGAATCTGCTGGACCCGAACGTGCCGCTGGAGGTGCGTCATCAAGCTGCTCGCGCCATTGGCTTCGGCGGCGTGACGCCCGACGTGGCCAAGCAGCTCGAGGTCAAGTTGACCGATCCGAACACGCGCAGCGATGCGGTGTTGGCCTTGCTCATTGGCGGCGAGGTGGACCAGGCCACTCGCGCCGTGGCGTCGTACAACGACGTGGCGGCGGAGGCGCTGGAAGAGATCAAAGACATTTACAATCGGTCCTTCGGCTATTGGAGCGACAAGAATTACGAGAAGGGCGACGTCGCTCGGTGGATCCGCAACGCGCAAGCGTGCGCCCACGTGAAGGTGAATGGCGCTCTTCAAGATTGGCCGAAGTTGATCCTGTCGCGCGCGCTGCAAGGCATCGAGACCGACAACGGTCCGCACTCGGTGACGCGCGTGAATCTGCGCGTGCGGCTGGTGCGCGACGCCAAGAGTGCGGACGCGCAAAAACGGGAAGATGCGATTGCGATTCTGAAGTTCATGAAAGAGAAGGGCGTGCTCCTCGCATTGCGCAGTGAGCCAGCGCCTCTCGGGGAGCTGGCGCGCCAGGCGTTCTTCGAGGTGATGAACCCCAAGGCCACCGACGAGCGCATTCCGGCGGCCGCCGCGAAAAACGGCGAGAAGGACAAGCCCCAGTAG
- a CDS encoding (deoxy)nucleoside triphosphate pyrophosphohydrolase, with protein MHTVIVAAAVLIEGRRVLLTQRKAGAHLAGSWEFPGGKVEPGEDPKAALARELAEEVGIVVRIGEIVDVTFHRYDDANKAVLLLFYDAERTTDSPDPSAIDVAALRWATADELESADFPPADVAILAKVRHRLSCLV; from the coding sequence ATGCATACCGTCATCGTCGCCGCCGCAGTTTTGATCGAGGGGCGCCGTGTCCTGCTCACGCAGCGCAAGGCGGGTGCTCACCTCGCGGGCTCCTGGGAATTTCCGGGCGGAAAGGTGGAGCCAGGGGAAGACCCCAAGGCAGCCCTCGCACGCGAGCTCGCGGAAGAAGTGGGCATCGTTGTGCGGATCGGTGAGATTGTCGATGTAACGTTCCACCGCTACGACGACGCGAACAAGGCCGTGCTTCTTCTCTTCTACGACGCAGAACGAACGACCGATTCGCCCGACCCAAGCGCCATCGACGTGGCGGCACTGCGCTGGGCTACGGCCGACGAGCTCGAATCTGCGGATTTTCCCCCGGCCGACGTCGCGATTTTGGCCAAGGTACGACATAGGCTGTCCTGTCTGGTATGA
- a CDS encoding sigma-70 family RNA polymerase sigma factor, with product MAEHNRKGENFPTTQHSIPFGLKSADSAEKTRSLERLTKAYWKPVYKYLRRKWRKTPAEAEELTQSFFLRAIDKSTFASYDPEQARFRTFVRVCVDRFVVDQKRHQSAIKRGHGVRFLQLDFPGAEGEISSDYAMVSDPEKLFEVDWVRSVLGLAVEALRAACASKGKDVHFRVFELFHLGDGAEKPSYAEAGALLGISVTDVTNRLSYVRREFRVMVLDTLRELTGSEEELRSEARAVLGVEL from the coding sequence ATGGCGGAGCATAACCGCAAAGGGGAGAACTTTCCGACGACCCAGCACTCCATCCCATTTGGGTTGAAGAGTGCGGACTCCGCCGAGAAAACGCGTTCCCTGGAGCGGCTGACCAAGGCGTACTGGAAGCCGGTCTACAAGTACCTGCGGCGCAAGTGGCGCAAGACACCGGCCGAGGCCGAGGAGCTCACGCAGTCGTTCTTCCTGCGCGCCATCGACAAGAGTACCTTCGCCTCCTACGACCCGGAGCAGGCGCGCTTTCGCACCTTCGTCCGCGTGTGCGTCGACCGGTTCGTGGTCGACCAGAAACGGCACCAGTCGGCGATCAAACGCGGTCATGGGGTGCGCTTTCTGCAATTGGATTTCCCCGGCGCCGAGGGGGAAATCTCCAGCGACTACGCGATGGTGTCGGATCCGGAGAAGCTCTTCGAGGTCGACTGGGTTCGGAGCGTGCTGGGGCTCGCCGTCGAAGCGCTGCGCGCGGCATGCGCGAGCAAGGGCAAGGACGTGCACTTCCGCGTGTTCGAGCTCTTTCACCTCGGCGACGGCGCCGAGAAACCGAGCTACGCCGAGGCGGGTGCGCTGCTCGGCATCTCGGTGACCGACGTGACGAACCGACTGAGCTATGTGCGGCGCGAGTTCCGCGTGATGGTGCTCGACACCCTCCGCGAGCTCACCGGCAGCGAAGAGGAACTCCGCAGCGAAGCGCGCGCCGTGCTCGGCGTGGAGCTTTGA
- a CDS encoding alpha-hydroxy-acid oxidizing protein — protein sequence MIEPLDLSTFLTVRDLERAARPQLSPSTLGYFLSGADSQTTLRANRRAFRKWAIDYRILVDVGRIDTRTRLLGREVASPILVAPMAYHCLAHPEGELASSRGAAKSSTGYVTSTVATMPLERIATEFDAAKAVDAGPSAPRWFQLYVNKDRGITRSLIERADAAGYQALVVTVDVPIMGRRLRDVRNAFTLPPGMVAANLTDVAQGGKEAYHHAYATGRHDSSLTWRDIETFRTMTRMPILLKGVVRGDDALRAIDAGASGVVVSNHGGRQLDSAIASLDALPRVLEAVASRQSAGFEVIVDGGIRWGTDIFKALALGARAVMVGRPILWGLTLAGEAGVARVLQILRGELTSAMALAGCPDIASITRDMLVRA from the coding sequence ATGATCGAGCCGTTGGACTTGTCGACGTTTCTCACGGTCCGTGACCTCGAGCGCGCGGCACGTCCGCAGCTGTCCCCTTCGACGTTGGGCTACTTCCTGTCCGGGGCGGACTCGCAGACCACGCTCCGCGCCAACCGCCGCGCCTTCCGCAAGTGGGCCATCGACTACCGCATCTTGGTCGACGTCGGCCGCATCGACACACGCACGCGGCTCCTGGGGCGCGAGGTCGCATCGCCCATTCTCGTCGCGCCCATGGCCTACCATTGCTTGGCGCATCCCGAAGGCGAGCTGGCCAGCTCCCGCGGCGCGGCGAAGTCGAGCACCGGCTACGTGACCAGCACCGTGGCCACGATGCCTCTCGAACGGATCGCCACCGAGTTCGACGCCGCCAAGGCTGTCGACGCGGGCCCGAGCGCGCCGCGCTGGTTCCAACTTTACGTGAACAAGGACCGCGGCATCACGCGCTCGCTCATCGAACGCGCCGACGCCGCGGGCTACCAGGCCTTGGTCGTCACGGTCGACGTGCCGATCATGGGGCGCCGCCTGCGCGATGTCCGCAACGCGTTCACCCTGCCACCCGGCATGGTCGCCGCCAACTTGACCGACGTCGCGCAGGGGGGCAAGGAGGCGTACCATCACGCGTACGCGACGGGGCGGCACGATTCCTCGCTCACGTGGCGCGACATCGAGACCTTCCGCACGATGACGCGCATGCCCATCTTGTTGAAGGGCGTGGTGCGCGGCGACGATGCACTTCGGGCCATCGACGCCGGGGCCTCCGGCGTGGTCGTCTCGAACCACGGCGGCCGCCAGCTCGATTCCGCGATCGCCTCGCTCGATGCCCTTCCGCGCGTCCTCGAGGCCGTGGCCTCCCGCCAGTCCGCCGGCTTCGAGGTCATCGTCGACGGCGGCATCCGTTGGGGCACCGACATTTTCAAGGCCCTCGCCTTGGGTGCCCGCGCCGTGATGGTCGGCCGGCCCATCCTCTGGGGTCTCACCCTCGCTGGCGAAGCCGGCGTCGCACGCGTACTTCAAATCCTGCGGGGCGAGCTCACCTCCGCCATGGCCCTGGCCGGCTGCCCGGACATCGCCTCCATCACGCGCGACATGCTCGTGCGTGCGTGA
- a CDS encoding ferritin-like domain-containing protein, which translates to MSSESLHEPEDRLSEPTKNMHRAIVSLIEELEAVDWYQQRAEASTDDALRAVLEHNRDEEIEHASMTLEWIRRNNPRFDANLRTYLMKTEPITEIEEAETAGETQPQETTTTAPRGTDGSLAIGSLKETP; encoded by the coding sequence ATGTCCAGCGAAAGCTTGCACGAGCCGGAAGACCGACTGTCCGAGCCAACGAAGAACATGCACCGCGCGATCGTCTCGCTCATCGAGGAGCTCGAGGCGGTGGACTGGTACCAACAGCGGGCCGAGGCCTCGACGGACGATGCACTGCGAGCCGTGCTCGAACACAACCGCGACGAGGAAATCGAGCATGCGTCGATGACGCTCGAATGGATCCGCCGCAACAACCCGCGCTTCGACGCGAACCTTCGCACCTACTTGATGAAGACCGAGCCCATCACGGAGATCGAAGAAGCGGAGACCGCCGGAGAAACACAGCCGCAGGAAACGACGACGACCGCGCCGCGGGGGACGGACGGATCGCTCGCCATCGGAAGCCTGAAGGAGACTCCATGA
- a CDS encoding bacteriocin family protein — protein MNLLKRELAPILPDAWEAIDEEATRVLKLNLAGRKLVDFKGPHGWKYAAVNTGRLEFLKESPAPDVAAGVRSVQPLIELRTMFKLDILDLDSVARGADDPDLSEVVKASERIAHAEDSAIFNGYKAGQIDGIIETSPHTPIDVRAIESWPQSIVQAKEILRAAGVSGPYALALGKQAYDELSAGSEDGYPLRKRIERTLIDGPFVWAPAIQGAVLLSTRGGDYELTVGQDLSIGYHFHDKRTVELYITESFTFRVLEPAAAVVLKRG, from the coding sequence ATGAATCTTCTGAAACGAGAGCTTGCCCCCATCCTTCCCGACGCATGGGAAGCCATCGACGAAGAAGCGACGCGCGTCCTCAAGTTGAACCTCGCCGGTCGCAAGTTGGTCGACTTCAAAGGTCCGCACGGCTGGAAATACGCGGCCGTGAACACCGGCCGCCTCGAGTTTCTCAAGGAGTCCCCGGCCCCCGACGTCGCCGCGGGCGTGCGCTCGGTGCAGCCGCTCATCGAGCTGCGCACCATGTTCAAGCTGGACATTCTCGATCTGGATTCGGTCGCGCGCGGAGCGGACGATCCCGATCTGTCGGAGGTCGTCAAAGCCTCCGAGCGCATCGCGCACGCCGAGGACAGCGCCATCTTCAACGGCTACAAGGCCGGCCAGATCGACGGCATCATCGAGACGAGCCCGCACACGCCCATCGACGTGCGCGCCATCGAATCGTGGCCGCAGAGCATCGTGCAAGCGAAGGAGATCCTTCGCGCGGCCGGCGTCTCGGGGCCGTATGCCCTCGCCCTCGGCAAGCAAGCGTACGACGAGCTTTCCGCCGGCAGCGAGGACGGCTACCCGCTGCGCAAGCGCATCGAGCGCACCTTGATCGACGGCCCCTTCGTCTGGGCGCCCGCCATCCAAGGCGCCGTACTCCTCTCCACGCGCGGCGGCGACTACGAGCTCACGGTGGGCCAGGATCTCTCCATCGGCTACCACTTCCACGACAAGCGCACCGTGGAGCTCTACATCACCGAGTCCTTCACCTTCCGCGTGCTCGAGCCCGCGGCGGCGGTGGTCCTCAAGCGGGGCTAA
- a CDS encoding FAD-binding oxidoreductase, with the protein MRVAVIGGGVIGCATALALAKRGADVVLLERAVPGSEASSAAAGMLGAGAEVEEESPERISYFVRARDSYAAWSEELRRETGIDVGYRVSGILHVLPDSGEERDKILRIVSAQRELGQRAEILDAAAARSIEPELVANAGTCAYFPDDSQVDPPALLRALVASLGKMRNVTMRIGAVVERVLLEGDRCTGVSLASAPDDGETTVRADATVLAAGSWSSLIPGISGASDLAPVRPARGQVVQLEERPPRLRTMIVNGHSYAVPRGDGRVYCGSTVEFVGYRREVTAGALRDILDGTIAAVPSLANAALSATWVGFRPHADRPLVGRSSIPGLYWGTGHYRSGIVLAKITADEIAQSILG; encoded by the coding sequence ATGCGGGTAGCGGTCATTGGCGGTGGAGTCATTGGTTGCGCGACAGCGCTGGCGTTGGCGAAGCGTGGTGCAGACGTGGTGCTGCTCGAGCGCGCGGTTCCGGGCTCGGAGGCTTCGAGCGCTGCGGCGGGGATGCTCGGCGCGGGCGCGGAGGTGGAAGAGGAGAGCCCCGAGCGCATTTCGTACTTCGTGCGGGCGCGCGACAGCTACGCGGCATGGTCCGAGGAGTTGCGCCGCGAGACCGGCATCGACGTCGGCTACCGCGTGTCGGGCATTCTCCACGTGCTGCCGGACAGCGGCGAAGAGCGCGACAAGATCCTGCGCATCGTATCGGCCCAGCGCGAGCTCGGACAGCGCGCGGAGATCCTCGACGCCGCCGCGGCGCGCAGCATCGAGCCCGAGCTCGTGGCGAATGCCGGGACGTGCGCCTACTTCCCCGACGACTCGCAGGTCGATCCCCCGGCGCTGCTCCGCGCCTTGGTCGCGTCTCTCGGCAAGATGCGCAACGTGACGATGCGCATCGGCGCCGTGGTGGAGCGCGTTCTGCTCGAGGGCGATCGCTGCACCGGCGTCTCGCTCGCCTCCGCACCGGATGACGGCGAGACGACCGTGCGCGCCGACGCCACGGTGCTCGCCGCAGGCAGCTGGTCCTCGCTCATTCCTGGTATCAGCGGCGCGTCCGATCTCGCGCCGGTGCGACCCGCGCGCGGGCAAGTCGTGCAGCTCGAAGAGCGACCGCCGCGCCTTCGCACGATGATCGTGAACGGCCACTCGTACGCGGTGCCGCGCGGCGATGGCCGCGTCTACTGCGGCTCCACCGTCGAATTCGTCGGCTACCGCCGCGAGGTCACCGCCGGCGCCCTGCGCGACATCCTCGACGGCACCATTGCCGCCGTTCCGTCCCTCGCGAATGCCGCCTTGTCGGCGACGTGGGTCGGCTTCCGTCCCCACGCCGATCGCCCTCTCGTCGGCCGCTCGAGCATCCCCGGCCTCTATTGGGGCACGGGCCACTACCGCAGCGGCATCGTCCTGGCCAAGATCACGGCCGACGAGATCGCCCAGTCGATTCTAGGTTAG